The Streptomyces laurentii genome contains a region encoding:
- a CDS encoding integral membrane protein (identified by MetaGeneAnnotator; putative;~integral membrane protein [Streptomyces avermitilis MA-4680]), producing the protein MAKWTPKHEAPEPLEGPVVATITGGTILWFVLFLAQVPFYGWFDDRDLTWWVWTCLAGAGLGLIGIWYVRKRDAAIKRHQAAREAEQAAGHGAGA; encoded by the coding sequence ATGGCGAAGTGGACACCGAAGCACGAGGCGCCCGAGCCCCTGGAGGGGCCCGTCGTCGCCACCATCACCGGCGGCACGATCCTCTGGTTCGTCCTGTTCCTCGCCCAGGTCCCCTTCTACGGCTGGTTCGACGACCGGGACCTGACCTGGTGGGTGTGGACCTGCCTGGCCGGCGCCGGACTCGGACTGATCGGCATCTGGTACGTACGGAAGCGCGACGCGGCGATCAAGCGCCACCAGGCGGCGCGCGAGGCCGAGCAGGCGGCGGGGCACGGCGCCGGCGCGTAG
- a CDS encoding xanthine/uracil/thiamine/ascorbate permease family protein (Xanthine or uracil or thiamine or ascorbate permease family protein [Streptomyces venezuelae ATCC10712];~Xanthine/uracil/vitamin C permease [Nucleotide transportand metabolism];~identified by MetaGeneAnnotator; putative), whose amino-acid sequence MSTTATAKAMAPEPQDQRPVSGLDRYFKITERGSTVAREVRGGFATFFAMAYIIVLNPIILGSAKDMYGHQLDSGQLVTATVITAALSTLLMGVIGNVPIALAAGLGVNTVVALQLAPKMAWADAMGMVVLAGIVVMLMVATGLRERVMNAVPGSLRKAIAIGIGLFIMLIGLVDSGFVSRIPDIAHTTVPLQLGGDGHLTGWPVLIFIVGTLLTLALMVRKVPGAILISIVVMTVVAMIVNAVAKVPSWGLTTPEWPGNPVATPDFGLFGEFSLFGGFEKVGVLTGVLFVFTVLLSCFFDAMGTILGVGDEAKLMDKDGNFPGINKVLLIDGLAVASGGATSSSATTCFVESTAGVGEGARTGLASVVTGGLFSVALFLTPLATMVPSQAATPALLAVGFLILANSVKEIDWSDYTIAMPAFLAMLMMPFTYSITNGIGIGFISFSLLRLVAGRGREVPAAMYAVSAVFVFYYAMPALGLT is encoded by the coding sequence ATGAGTACGACGGCCACCGCCAAGGCCATGGCCCCGGAACCGCAGGACCAGCGTCCGGTCTCCGGTCTCGACCGCTATTTCAAGATCACCGAGCGCGGGTCCACAGTAGCGCGTGAAGTGCGCGGCGGCTTCGCCACCTTCTTCGCGATGGCCTACATCATCGTGCTCAACCCGATCATCCTCGGCAGCGCCAAGGACATGTACGGGCACCAGCTCGACAGCGGTCAGCTCGTCACCGCGACCGTCATCACCGCGGCGCTCTCGACGCTCCTCATGGGCGTCATCGGCAACGTCCCGATCGCCCTCGCCGCCGGTCTCGGCGTCAACACGGTCGTCGCGCTCCAGCTCGCGCCGAAGATGGCCTGGGCGGACGCCATGGGCATGGTGGTCCTCGCCGGCATCGTCGTGATGCTGATGGTCGCGACGGGTCTGCGCGAGCGCGTCATGAACGCCGTCCCGGGCAGCCTGCGCAAGGCCATCGCCATCGGTATCGGCCTGTTCATCATGCTGATCGGCCTCGTCGACTCGGGCTTCGTCTCCCGTATCCCCGACATCGCGCACACCACCGTCCCGCTGCAGCTCGGCGGCGACGGCCACCTCACCGGCTGGCCGGTGCTGATCTTCATCGTGGGCACGCTGCTCACCCTCGCGCTGATGGTCCGCAAGGTGCCGGGCGCGATCCTGATCTCGATCGTCGTGATGACGGTCGTCGCGATGATCGTCAACGCCGTCGCCAAGGTCCCGTCCTGGGGTCTGACCACCCCGGAGTGGCCGGGCAACCCGGTCGCCACGCCCGACTTCGGTCTCTTCGGCGAGTTCAGCCTGTTCGGCGGCTTCGAGAAGGTCGGCGTGCTGACCGGCGTCCTCTTCGTCTTCACCGTCCTGCTGTCCTGCTTCTTCGACGCCATGGGCACGATCCTCGGCGTCGGCGACGAGGCCAAGCTGATGGACAAGGACGGCAACTTCCCGGGCATCAACAAGGTCCTGCTGATCGACGGCCTCGCCGTCGCCTCCGGCGGTGCCACCTCCTCCTCCGCCACCACCTGCTTCGTGGAGTCCACGGCCGGTGTCGGCGAGGGTGCCCGTACGGGTCTCGCCTCCGTCGTGACCGGTGGTCTCTTCTCGGTCGCGCTGTTCCTGACGCCGCTCGCCACGATGGTGCCCTCGCAGGCGGCGACCCCCGCCCTGCTCGCGGTCGGCTTCCTGATCCTGGCGAACTCCGTCAAGGAGATCGACTGGAGCGACTACACCATCGCGATGCCGGCCTTCCTGGCCATGCTGATGATGCCGTTCACGTACTCGATCACGAACGGCATCGGCATCGGCTTCATCAGCTTCAGCCTGCTGCGCCTCGTGGCCGGCCGGGGCCGTGAGGTTCCGGCGGCGATGTACGCCGTCTCGGCGGTCTTCGTCTTCTACTACGCGATGCCGGCGCTGGGCCTGACCTGA
- a CDS encoding hypothetical protein (Hypothetical protein XNR_2314 [Streptomyces albus J1074];~identified by MetaGeneAnnotator; putative): MDSTVLSLRIEGELFERLRAHAAKRGMSVQDYVVRTLIREDFDERFQTAVDETEKFYGASDTPGDQVRPSAGIA; encoded by the coding sequence ATGGATTCGACCGTGCTCAGCCTGCGTATCGAGGGGGAGCTGTTCGAGCGGCTCCGCGCCCATGCCGCCAAACGCGGAATGAGCGTCCAGGACTATGTCGTCCGGACGCTCATCCGCGAGGATTTCGACGAGCGGTTCCAGACCGCCGTCGACGAGACGGAGAAGTTCTACGGGGCCTCCGACACCCCCGGCGATCAGGTCAGGCCCAGCGCCGGCATCGCGTAG
- a CDS encoding marR-family transcriptional regulator (Helix-turn-helix domains; cl00088;~MarR-family transcriptional regulator [Streptomyces albus J1074];~identified by MetaGeneAnnotator; putative) — MSYAKDMPDLSHGSADDVAAVNALRSAVMRLSRRLKHQRVDESLSPTEMSVLGTLSLCGSATPGELARKEHVQPPSMTRIVALLEAKGLVRLEPHPDDRRQKVVSQTEQAEAMLEESRTKRNAWLATMVEGLDEEEWAKLRAAAPVLEKLAHL, encoded by the coding sequence ATGAGTTACGCTAAGGACATGCCCGATCTGTCCCATGGCTCCGCCGACGACGTCGCGGCCGTGAACGCGCTCCGCAGCGCGGTGATGCGGCTGAGCCGACGCCTGAAGCATCAGCGCGTCGACGAGTCGCTGAGCCCCACCGAGATGTCGGTGCTCGGCACCCTGTCGCTCTGCGGCTCCGCGACCCCTGGCGAGCTGGCCCGCAAGGAGCACGTCCAGCCGCCGTCGATGACCCGCATCGTCGCGCTGCTCGAAGCCAAGGGACTGGTCCGGCTCGAGCCGCACCCCGACGACCGCCGGCAGAAGGTGGTCAGCCAGACCGAGCAGGCAGAGGCCATGCTGGAGGAGTCCCGCACGAAGCGGAACGCCTGGCTGGCGACCATGGTCGAGGGCCTGGACGAGGAGGAGTGGGCGAAGCTGCGCGCCGCCGCTCCGGTCCTCGAGAAGCTGGCGCACCTGTAA
- a CDS encoding integral membrane efflux protein (H+ Antiporter protein; TIGR00900;~SCD12A.20, possible integral membrane efflux protein,len: 459 aa; similarto TR:Q9X863 (EMBL:AL049661) Streptomyces coelicolor integral membrane efflux protein SCE134.08, 500 aa; fasta scores: opt: 2083 z-score: 2154.5 E(): 0; 71.1% identity in 450 aa overlap and to TR:Q50396 (EMBL:U46844) Mycobacterium smegmatis ethambutanol resistance region EmbC, 412 aa; fasta scores: opt: 844 z-score: 878.0 E(): 0; 38.8% identity in 399 aa overlap. Contains possible hydrophobic membrane spanning regions;~The Major Facilitator Superfamily (MFS) isa large and diverse group of secondary transporters that includes uniporters, symporters, and antiporters. MFS proteins facilitate the transport across cytoplasmic or internal membranes of a variety of...; cd06174;~identified by MetaGeneAnnotator; putative;~integral membrane efflux protein [Streptomyces coelicolor A3(2)];~putative substrate translocation pore), which produces MSTGSGADSAPVRKPDTDTEAGTAPIRGTDTGPGAGEATYADADATPAASAPAPRERVDRAEHPRAPRKGPLSEAANGPGTPKVSRASAKPEKNKGTFSSLAVRNYRLFFSGAIVSNTGTWMARITQDWLVLSITGSATAVGITTALQFLPMLLFGLYGGVLADRYPKRRILLVSQAALGVLGTTLAVLTLTGNVQVWHVYLIAFLLGMVTVVDNPARQAFVSEMVGPDQLRNAVSLNSANFQSARLVGPAVAGVLIATVGSGWAFLLNGLSFLAPIAGLLLMRTSELHKVERAPRGKGQLREGLRYVAGRPDLIWPIVLVGFIGTFGFNFPIWLTAFSEEIFHVGAGTYGFLNTLMAAGSLAGALLAARRGSTRLRMLVIAAVVFGALEIMAALSPSFWLFALLLVPIGMIGLTVNISANSAVQMATDPVMRGRVMSLYMMVFAGGTPIGAPLLGWVTDSFGPRIGFATGGLVSLLAAAVIGAILARSGGLKLSVGWHRGHPSVRFVPNGRTRPELVTAV; this is translated from the coding sequence TTGAGTACGGGATCCGGAGCAGACTCCGCCCCCGTCCGAAAACCCGACACCGACACCGAGGCCGGTACCGCACCCATACGGGGTACGGACACCGGCCCTGGCGCCGGCGAGGCGACCTACGCCGACGCTGACGCCACCCCCGCCGCTTCCGCTCCCGCTCCCCGGGAGCGCGTGGACCGCGCGGAACACCCGAGGGCACCCCGTAAGGGACCCCTCTCCGAGGCCGCCAACGGCCCCGGGACCCCCAAGGTCTCCCGGGCCTCCGCGAAGCCGGAGAAGAACAAGGGGACGTTCTCCTCCCTCGCGGTCCGCAACTACCGGCTGTTCTTCAGCGGAGCGATCGTCTCCAACACCGGTACGTGGATGGCCCGCATCACCCAGGACTGGCTGGTCCTGAGCATCACCGGATCCGCCACGGCCGTCGGTATCACGACGGCCCTCCAGTTCCTGCCGATGCTGCTGTTCGGCCTGTACGGCGGCGTCCTCGCCGACCGCTACCCCAAGCGCCGCATCCTCCTCGTCAGCCAGGCCGCGCTCGGCGTCCTCGGCACGACCCTGGCCGTCCTGACCCTGACCGGCAATGTCCAGGTCTGGCACGTCTACCTGATCGCCTTCCTGCTCGGCATGGTCACCGTCGTCGACAACCCGGCCCGGCAGGCCTTCGTCTCCGAGATGGTCGGCCCGGACCAGCTCCGCAACGCGGTCTCGCTGAACTCGGCCAACTTCCAGTCCGCCCGGCTGGTCGGCCCCGCCGTCGCCGGCGTGCTGATCGCCACGGTCGGCAGCGGCTGGGCGTTCCTCCTCAACGGCCTGTCCTTCCTCGCCCCGATCGCCGGCCTGCTGCTGATGCGCACCAGCGAGCTCCACAAGGTGGAGCGCGCCCCGCGCGGCAAGGGCCAGCTGCGCGAGGGGCTGCGGTACGTGGCGGGGCGGCCGGACCTGATCTGGCCGATCGTCCTCGTCGGCTTCATCGGCACCTTCGGGTTCAACTTCCCGATCTGGCTGACCGCCTTCTCGGAGGAGATCTTCCACGTCGGCGCCGGCACGTACGGCTTCCTCAACACCCTGATGGCCGCCGGCTCCCTCGCCGGCGCCCTGCTCGCGGCGCGCCGCGGCTCGACGCGGCTGCGGATGCTGGTGATCGCGGCGGTCGTGTTCGGCGCGCTGGAGATCATGGCGGCGCTGTCGCCGTCGTTCTGGCTGTTCGCGCTGCTGCTCGTGCCGATCGGCATGATCGGCCTGACGGTCAACATCAGCGCCAACTCCGCCGTCCAGATGGCCACCGACCCGGTCATGCGGGGGCGTGTGATGAGCCTCTACATGATGGTGTTCGCGGGCGGCACCCCGATCGGCGCGCCGCTGCTCGGCTGGGTCACGGACAGCTTCGGCCCGCGGATCGGCTTCGCCACCGGCGGACTCGTCTCGCTGCTCGCGGCGGCCGTGATCGGCGCGATCCTGGCCCGCTCGGGCGGCCTGAAGCTCTCGGTGGGCTGGCACCGCGGCCATCCGAGCGTCCGCTTCGTCCCGAACGGCCGAACCCGACCGGAGCTGGTCACCGCGGTGTGA
- a CDS encoding hypothetical protein (identified by MetaGeneAnnotator; putative;~sequence version:1) has protein sequence MSDSRTASRRGVPPPGRARGIADLPDVWIRYSPADRRRYGWRTGVMMATLAGCMVAVGLAENGSGRWWWVAGVGILALAAALDMINRIRGRTRLTAAGMEFRTLVRRRRVPWSEIAGIEERHRTSRGGTWTDLRVVRLHGRPLAVPGTMTNRMRDAELDRKQVAIREYRSRAAAAPTSTEAAGQP, from the coding sequence GTGTCTGACAGCCGCACGGCCTCGCGGCGGGGCGTCCCGCCGCCGGGGCGCGCCCGTGGCATCGCGGACCTGCCCGACGTATGGATCCGCTACAGCCCGGCCGACCGGCGGAGGTACGGGTGGCGGACCGGCGTCATGATGGCGACGCTCGCCGGCTGCATGGTGGCCGTGGGCCTGGCCGAGAACGGATCGGGCCGGTGGTGGTGGGTCGCCGGCGTCGGGATCCTCGCCCTGGCCGCGGCCCTCGACATGATCAACCGGATCCGCGGCCGGACGCGTCTGACGGCGGCGGGGATGGAGTTCCGCACCCTCGTCCGCAGGCGCCGCGTCCCCTGGAGCGAGATCGCCGGTATCGAGGAGCGGCACCGGACGTCCCGCGGCGGAACCTGGACGGACCTGCGCGTCGTCCGGCTTCACGGGCGTCCGCTCGCCGTTCCCGGGACCATGACCAACCGGATGCGGGACGCGGAGCTCGACCGCAAGCAGGTCGCCATCCGGGAGTACCGGTCCCGCGCGGCCGCTGCCCCCACGAGCACCGAGGCCGCCGGACAGCCCTGA
- a CDS encoding sortase (N-Acyltransferase superfamily: Various enzymes that characteristically catalyzethe transfer of an acyl group to a substrate; cl17182;~Sortase and related acyltransferases [Streptomyces venezuelae ATCC10712];~identified by MetaGeneAnnotator; putative) has translation MDTKITIRQGGPEDLAAVLAILDSAVGWLNGEGITAQWGTEPFSSRPKTVELVERVVTEGSPWIAEIDGVPVGTLTLTPRPGSYVAPAGEPERYVRFLATDGRFHGHGVGAALLAHAAAETRRLGVSLLRVDCFAGSEGRLVAYYERQGFTKTEAFEVGDWPGQILERRV, from the coding sequence ATGGACACCAAGATCACGATCAGGCAGGGCGGACCGGAGGACCTCGCCGCCGTCCTCGCGATACTCGACAGCGCGGTCGGCTGGCTCAACGGCGAGGGGATCACCGCGCAGTGGGGCACCGAGCCCTTCAGCTCGCGCCCGAAGACCGTCGAGCTGGTGGAGCGGGTGGTGACCGAGGGCTCCCCCTGGATCGCCGAGATCGACGGCGTCCCGGTGGGCACCCTGACCCTCACCCCGCGGCCGGGCTCGTACGTGGCCCCGGCCGGCGAGCCGGAGCGGTACGTGCGCTTCCTCGCCACCGACGGCCGCTTCCACGGCCACGGCGTCGGCGCCGCCCTCCTCGCCCACGCGGCCGCCGAGACCCGCCGCCTCGGCGTCTCGCTCCTGCGCGTCGACTGCTTCGCGGGCAGCGAGGGCCGCCTGGTCGCGTACTACGAGCGCCAGGGCTTCACGAAGACCGAGGCGTTCGAGGTCGGCGACTGGCCGGGACAGATCCTGGAGAGGCGTGTCTGA
- a CDS encoding 2-5 RNA ligase (2'-5' RNA ligase; TIGR02258;~2-5 RNA ligase [Streptomyces venezuelae ATCC10712];~LigT like Phosphoesterase; pfam02834;~identified by MetaGeneAnnotator; putative), with amino-acid sequence MRLFAAVVPPPAQLAELAREVDLLAGLPDARRLRWTSRPGWHFTLAFMGEVDDELLPDLRARLGRAARRTAPFPLRLHGGGHFGRAVLWTGAAGGLDELRLLAERADAAARRAGVPMDEHRRYQAHLTVARSRTNDLDLRPFVAALDDFEGHRWQVGQLALVRSNLPGGGTPGEQPRYETVGAWPLGGSG; translated from the coding sequence ATGAGGCTGTTCGCCGCCGTCGTCCCGCCGCCCGCGCAGCTGGCCGAGCTGGCCCGCGAGGTCGATCTGCTCGCCGGTCTGCCCGATGCCCGCCGGCTGCGCTGGACCTCGCGGCCCGGCTGGCACTTCACGCTCGCGTTCATGGGCGAGGTCGACGACGAGCTGCTGCCGGACCTGCGTGCCCGGCTGGGCCGGGCGGCCCGCCGGACGGCGCCGTTCCCGCTGCGGCTGCACGGCGGCGGCCACTTCGGCCGTGCGGTGCTGTGGACGGGCGCGGCGGGCGGCCTGGACGAGCTGCGGCTCCTCGCCGAGCGGGCCGACGCGGCGGCGCGCCGGGCCGGGGTGCCGATGGACGAGCACCGCCGCTACCAGGCGCACCTCACGGTGGCCCGGTCCCGTACGAACGACCTGGACCTGCGGCCCTTCGTCGCCGCGCTCGACGACTTCGAGGGCCACCGATGGCAGGTGGGGCAGCTGGCGCTGGTGCGCAGCAACCTGCCCGGGGGCGGTACGCCGGGGGAGCAGCCGCGCTACGAGACGGTCGGGGCGTGGCCACTCGGCGGGTCGGGTTAA
- a CDS encoding hypothetical protein (identified by MetaGeneAnnotator; putative;~sequence version:1), with protein MTLRAVRDRVAFAYLVGRLDPGALPAAAQVRAAFDHVDAGLPFLADSPRIPGGGSSVHCARSLPPFGRLLSGERRSGLRAAVRQGYAIVASPD; from the coding sequence ATGACGCTGCGCGCCGTCCGCGACCGGGTGGCCTTCGCGTATCTCGTCGGCAGACTCGATCCGGGTGCGCTGCCGGCCGCGGCGCAGGTGCGGGCGGCGTTCGACCATGTGGACGCCGGACTGCCGTTCCTCGCCGACAGCCCGCGGATCCCGGGCGGCGGGTCGTCGGTGCACTGCGCCCGCTCCCTCCCGCCCTTCGGCCGGCTGCTGTCCGGCGAGCGCCGGAGCGGACTGCGAGCGGCCGTCCGTCAGGGGTACGCGATCGTCGCCTCCCCCGACTGA
- a CDS encoding BAU85165.1 (identified by MetaGeneAnnotator; putative), whose product MRTCSFRREKTNHKANEEGGRKKGGGEEEAEIGRGNRGSAGAKRGSVGDQSGEATIAYP is encoded by the coding sequence ATGCGGACGTGCTCCTTCAGAAGGGAGAAGACAAACCACAAGGCAAACGAGGAGGGAGGGAGGAAGAAAGGGGGTGGCGAGGAGGAAGCGGAGATCGGCCGGGGGAATCGGGGATCGGCCGGGGCGAAACGGGGATCAGTCGGGGATCAGTCGGGGGAGGCGACGATCGCGTACCCCTGA
- a CDS encoding hypothetical protein (identified by MetaGeneAnnotator; putative;~sequence version:1), with the protein MSTTADATPPSPVNVPVNVPASAANAAPVAWPPAGGGDAVRAACARLREDSPVVRVRTPTGDEAWLVTGYALAKEVLEDERFSLRDAAKPGVPRPYALTIPPEIVNAMREMNNAGLHEEVLRAFGPRSGPVSARWLRERAHGLVDAMIEEGAPVDLRARFAEPYSAALICEILGLPYEEGLRLMSGLDLGFLAGPVVPEGSAANWGKDFAFVLRHVRAPREEQRGLILTLCALRDAAETERKGAGLTDELLAATVTTLFMAGVMSTYVFLLHATLTLIRHPEAVAHLRERPEKVPLAVEELMRVTLPIGEGLPRIARTDVRVGDVLVRAGELVLVWVEAANLDPARFADPERFDLDRAPNPHLSFGAGRHFCPASALSRVHASEALGVLVERLPGLRLALPPEQSVSPAGGGKRVPDRVPVLW; encoded by the coding sequence ATGTCCACCACCGCCGACGCGACCCCGCCCTCACCCGTGAACGTGCCTGTGAACGTGCCCGCGTCCGCCGCGAACGCCGCTCCCGTCGCGTGGCCGCCGGCCGGGGGAGGCGACGCCGTGCGCGCGGCGTGCGCGCGGCTGCGCGAGGACAGCCCGGTCGTCCGGGTCCGTACCCCCACGGGCGACGAGGCCTGGCTGGTCACCGGCTACGCGCTGGCGAAGGAGGTCCTGGAGGACGAGCGGTTCAGTCTGCGCGACGCGGCGAAACCGGGGGTGCCGCGCCCGTACGCGCTCACGATCCCGCCCGAGATCGTCAACGCCATGCGCGAGATGAACAACGCCGGACTCCACGAGGAGGTGCTGCGCGCCTTCGGGCCGCGGTCCGGGCCGGTGTCGGCGCGGTGGCTGCGCGAACGGGCGCACGGACTGGTGGACGCCATGATCGAGGAGGGTGCGCCGGTCGACCTGCGCGCGCGGTTCGCCGAACCGTACTCCGCCGCGCTGATCTGCGAGATCCTCGGCCTGCCGTACGAGGAGGGGCTGCGGCTGATGTCCGGCCTGGACCTCGGCTTCCTCGCCGGCCCCGTCGTGCCCGAGGGCTCAGCGGCCAACTGGGGCAAGGACTTCGCCTTCGTCCTGCGCCATGTGCGCGCGCCGCGCGAGGAGCAGCGGGGGCTGATCCTGACCCTGTGCGCCCTGCGCGACGCGGCGGAGACGGAGCGGAAGGGGGCGGGACTCACCGACGAGTTGCTGGCGGCGACGGTCACCACGCTGTTCATGGCCGGGGTGATGAGCACGTACGTGTTCCTCCTGCACGCCACCCTGACGCTGATCCGGCACCCGGAGGCGGTGGCGCACCTGCGGGAGCGGCCGGAGAAGGTGCCGCTGGCGGTGGAGGAGCTGATGCGCGTCACGCTGCCGATCGGCGAGGGGCTGCCCCGGATCGCGCGGACGGACGTCCGGGTCGGTGATGTGCTGGTCAGGGCAGGGGAGTTGGTGCTGGTGTGGGTGGAGGCGGCGAACCTCGACCCGGCGCGGTTCGCCGACCCCGAGCGCTTCGACCTCGACCGGGCGCCCAACCCGCATCTGTCCTTCGGGGCCGGCCGCCATTTCTGCCCCGCGTCGGCGCTCTCCCGGGTCCACGCCTCGGAGGCCCTCGGGGTCCTCGTCGAACGCCTGCCGGGTCTTCGGCTCGCCCTGCCCCCCGAACAGTCGGTGTCACCGGCGGGCGGCGGCAAGCGGGTCCCCGACCGGGTCCCGGTGCTGTGGTGA